The Arvicola amphibius chromosome 4, mArvAmp1.2, whole genome shotgun sequence genome includes the window GAGATAATCTGAAGGTTGTGGCTATCCAGGAGGCCCCCTGATACCCTGCATGGCTGGCTCCAGGGGTGTCTGTGTCCTCCCTGGTacctgtgggggagggagggaggctgtgtcTGAGTTCCAGATGGTGTTCAAACAAAGGCCTTTCTTTATCAaggaacttttattttattttattacttttctgtttttgtttttcgagacaagggtttctctgcgtagccttggatatcctggaactcactctgtagcccaggttggccttgaactcacagagatccgcctgcctcagcctcctgagtgctgggattaaaggcatgcgccaccactgcctggtttaaaatttttttttataatgtaatgatttatttttcttctgtgtacattgctgttttgcctgcacttacatctgtgtgagtgttggattccctggaactggagctataaacatctgtgagctgccatgtggttgctgggtcctttggaggagcagccagtgcttccaactactgagccgtctctccagccccaccaataAGGGGTTTTCTTTATCAAGGAGCCCTGGAGTGGTCACCTGCtaagagacagggaggagaggtGCTTTGGTGTCTATTGATTTGTATCTGAGCCCACTGATAGGGCACCTGGTACAGTTGCTGTGCTCTGTATTGGCTAAATGAGTTCCCAGTGAGACCCCAGGGTGGATGAGGTTCTCCCTCACCTGAGAGTATGGAGCTGTGTGCCTAAGCCTGTCCTTAAAGGAGTCCAGAGAAAGGCAAAGTCTCCCCTTAAGGACCTGGACCCAGGTTAACCTGAACAAAAGAGAGTAGGCCATGCTACCAATCCTAAGGCCACAGCAGGGCCAGACCCACTGGGTCTGAGGGACACAGGGCACCAAGGAAGCAGACGATATGGGCACTAGAACATGCTACCCATGAGAGGCGCTCATATCTGCCCACCCATGCTGTGGGCTCCTCGCCCCATTCCAGGCCAGGGCCTGCTGATCAGTCTGTGGTTTTCTAGGCATGCTCAGTGACTTCTGAGCAAACACCCACTTTGGAGGCTTTGTCACAGTTGAGGTCCCCCGCTGCCAGGTCACCTCCTGTGTCGAGTGTAGATGCTCTACAGGGCCTGGTTGGCAACTGTACTCAAGTCCAGCCCTGCCCTCTGGGAAGGCACACTGGATCTAGGAAGGCCCCTCCAGCCTGGTCCCCTCTGTGGAGGCCTGGTTTTATCAGGAAGCTGTCTGAACAGAGGGAAAGCCACGGGAAGAGTCAGCAAAGGTGTCAGGTCACCTGGACACCCACCCACTGTGCTCCTCACGGTGAGGTCCTTCCTGCCAACCGCCTTGAGTCAGTTCCCCACTGAGCACCCACAGCCTGGCATCTCCCCCAGGGCTGGAGCCTGTATCCCACGCCCACCTCCTCAAGTTTTTCCAGTGGGAACTGAGGAGGGGGGGGAGAACATTTTGACTTAGTTTCCAACAAAaccccttttatttaaaaattaggtttcttttaacttaaaatatttatttatattttatgaggatgcatgtgtgcctgagtgcATGTATGTCTAGCATGCATGTGCAGGAGCCTGTGGCAGTCAGAAGGCGTCAGAGCCCCTGGTGCTGgagtacaggtggttgtgagccaacactgggtgttgggaaccgaacccaggtcttctgcaagagcagcaagtgctcttgatggctgggccacctctccagtccctatctCTTTacatttgaggcagggtctcccaacCACGGTCCTAGGCTAGCAGTGCAGACACATTTCAGTGCCCCTGGTACCCATCACCCAAGCCCTGGCACACACCGCAAAGGTGCCACCTGGGCCTCCCGCACCATGATCACCTTCTCAGCGTCCCAACTGCCCCAAGCCTGGACTGTGTAGCACCCCCTGCACGCCTTCCTCAGCTCCCGCACCTGCTCACATCCTCTCTTTCCCAAAAGCCGTACCTGGGAGGACATCAACAAGCCCTCCCTCTGAGGTGCCATAGCCAGAGGGACCCTGGTTAGCTTTCTGGCTGCCAGCAGGTCTCAAACCCCCTTCCTACCTCCCCCACTGTGTCTTTTGGGGCACAACTTCAcaatgttttgtttagttttatggtAATGTTATTTTTAggtgttttttattgtttgtctatttgaggcagggtcttactttgtaagctgtcctagaactcactaagtagaccaggctgaacttgaacctACAAAGACTCctatctgcctccagagtgctgggattaaataaaggtatatgccaccatgcctggcttttttttttttttttttttttttgtatatttgacACAACTTCTACTCTAtttcctggctggcctgtaactcattgtgtagaccaggctagtctcaaacttaaggctatccttctgtctctgcctcttgagagcttggattacaggcatgtgctaccatgctggactagttttgtctttgagacaggatcttgcttatagtctaggctgacctcaacctcataatctcctgcctcagctttcaaGTGTTGGAGTTGTAAGTGTGAACCTTGAGCCTGGCTGCAAAAACAACAAATacccaggtggtggcgcacacctttaatcccagcactcaggaggcagaggcagggggatctttgagtttgaggccagccaggtctacagagtgagttctaggacagtcagagttacacagagaaaccctgtctcaaaaataaaaaccaaacaaaaccaaaacacacacacacacacacacacacacacacacacacaaagaaccacAAATGACAAGTGAACCACAAGGAGCCACTGTTGCTGGCCTTACAGCTCATGGTTTAGAGAGGCAGGGACAAGAGTCTGTTTCCAACCGACTTTGCTACAGCTGCTGTTTAAAAAGCTGTTAATGAAGATGTCATTTTCACCTGGACAGCTTGTGAATTCCCTCCCACTGATCACCAGAGCCTGCCTGTGCACCTCCTGGTCTTGTTGCCCTGGGAACAGGACCCTGAACCCCTGTCCCGCCCTGGCTTTGTGTCCCGGGAATGGAGACAGCATCTTCCAAGACCACCTCCTACAGTGCATTCTCTGCATGTCCCGGAGTGTAGGCCTGTACACACCACCTAGACCCTGGCACTTAGAAGCACTTAATTGGTTTTGGGAGGGGGAGGTCATGTGATGGTCAGGCAAGCTAGGCAAAGTCAGCCACAGGAGGATCTGAACTGCTAACTCTTCAGTGGTCACCTGAGAAGACGCCAGTCTCCAGGGCAGAAGTCCAGGCAGGAGCTGCAGGCTCCTCAGCTAGGTGGATGGCCCATGCCTGTCACCctagtgcttgggaagcagaggcaggaggatcaggagttccaggctGCACGCTGGCCCTGCCCTTGCAGCACCCATGAACATACCACCTTCCAGGCCACCTGCACAGCACACTCTCCACACTCACCTGCCCCTGAGCGCCTGGCAGGGTAGGAACCGTCACCCCTCAGAGGCTCAGTCAGTTCACAGGAAGGCCGAGAGAGAGAACAATGTTTGGCAGAGGTGTGGCTGTGAACTCTGTGCTGCTTGTTTTCCCCAAGGGACCCAGATGTCACTCAACTTCAGCAAGTCACTCTCAGGATCAGGCGTGACCCAGACCTTATTCCACTTTAGTGTGTCTCGGAGGCCATGTATCTGGCTCAAGTTCCGGCCTGGCCACTTGCTGAGCACAGGTGGGTGGTACAATGTGGGGGGCACCGAAGAGCCCTCAGTGCCCGGAAGCCTGTTCCAGACCAGGGCTTGCAGCGTCATGGAGAGAGGTATACAAACACTTCTGAGAACCCCTTCCCAAGAAATTTGAATTCTTCTAAAAAAAAGTACATTAATTTTATCCATGAGttgatatacatatgtacactatAAAACACTCAATCAAACATTTGAAGGGATTAGACAATAAAATAGAGGTAGACATTCTCATGTTCTTCCTGCTGACCTGAGGATGAAGCCTGGGGCCAGCTGTAGGCAGTGGCTCCTGAGACTATGGATCCTTGGGTAAGGGATGGGAGTGGAGGCACCGGAGGAAGCTGCagcagagctgggggtggggtgggctgtggGGCGATCGGTGCTACATCTCTGTGCGGCTAGGGAAGTGAAATCTGGAGACAGGAACCGAGACACTGGGGGCTCCGGGGCTCGAGGAACTCAGCCTGGTGGAGGGTCCCAGCCGGGGTGTCCTGGGGCCGGGTGAACCTGGGCACGGGAATCCGGGGCAGAAGGACCGCGGACGTGAAGCTCGAGAGCGAGGGGACTCGGGCTCCGGGCTTAGCTCGGGCAGCAGCCGCGACAAGTCGTCCACCAGGTGCCACTTCTCCTGGACCTGCTGCAGGGAAAATAAGGGACCAGCTGGTTTGCTTTAAGCAAACCATAGCCATAAGCCACGCCCACAAGGCAGTCTGAGGATGTTCTCACTGCAGCCGGAGCCCACCTCGAAGCCCGGCCCCTAATTAAGGACCAGGCAGCACCACGGCCCCGCCTCCAACAGTCCCAGCCCCGCCCCAGATCACGCCCACAACCTAAGGCTCTGCTTCAACCCAAGGCCACGCCTCCACCGAAGTAGGCTGCCAGTCAAGCTCCACACTCCTGAAGGGTTTGTCAGAAGCGCAGTCACTCACCCACACCAGCTGCTTCCGCAGTCCTTGGATGGCTCTGGCGTTCGCCCGGGACTGGGAAACACACACGGTCAGGACGAGGCTTAAAGCAGATAGAAGTGCAGGTCAGTCACCTCCCAGGCCACAGTCGTCGCTGCCTGACTTCCTTCCCCGTCCCCCAGTCtctatctttgagacagggtcttgccatgaAGCCCAGGccgtcctggagctcactctgtaagCAGggtgtcctcaaattcacagccatcctcctgcctcagcctcccaagtgctgggatcgccgatgtgcgccaccacaccgGATCTACCCTCTCAATCTCAAAGCTCTGTGCACGCTGTGTTATCTGAAgactccccttcctccctcgctGTAACAGCTCCAGCATGGTGAGGCTGCTTGGCCAGGGGCTCCTAGGAGTCCAGAAGGCCTACAGTTTGCCCTCAGGTCACCTGTCTTGGAGCCATTTCCCTGATTCCTGCACCCCAGGACACTATCAGGAGATGCCCAGGTGTACACCACCCCTGAGTAAGGAAAGCAAACTGGGTTTCTCCCTCGGTCCGGTCCCTGCTGTCTGGAGTCACCTGAGCAGAACGAGGAGAGGGAAGCTGAAGGCGTGGGAGCTGAGGTACCGGAGGGCACGCTGGCCAGGAAGTGGGAGCTGGAGGGTCACCAGCTCTGGCACCACCTGCCAGGGGGCTGAATAGTTGGTGAAGAGGCCACAGTCCCAGGAggagtgggtgctggagagatgggaacGGACAGGTTTGTGAGGGTCTGGGGTAGGAGTTGCTGGACCAGCCTCCCAGCGGCCAGCCCCCATCACCTGCTGATCACGTAGGCCAGAGGGACCACAGCCAAGAGCAAGCCCAGGAGCAAGACCAGTTGGAAGAAGAAGGTAGAGCTGGAGGCTCGGAACAGCCTTGGGGACGCCCTGGAGTTCCTCAGGAGGGTGTACTGGAGGTGGGCGAGATAACAGGACTTACCAGGGTGTTTTGCGGACCATGGAGTCTGAGGTCccgggaagggaaggcagaatcAGGATGCAGCAGCCTTCCGGTGCCTGTCCCAAGCTCCCACCTTCTTGATGTAGAaggtgagaaagaggaagatacTGTTGAGGAGCGGCAGCAGGGGGCAGTAGAAGAGGCCCATCCAGGTGACAGTCTGCGCAGCCACGATGTCCAGCACATTCTTGGGCACCAGGAACTCCTCCCGGTCCAGCCAAGTCCAGAACCAGCCTGAGAAGCGCTCCACTAACAGCCTGGAGTGGGGAGTGCAGGATCGGGTAGGATCTGGGTCCACTCCCGGCGGGAAGGGTATGCGAGCCACGCGGGTCTTCCCTATGGGCCATCTCACCCTTACTCATGGGGACAGACCTGGCTCATGCTtggcagtggcctctagctgtcCCCTGCGGTGCCCCCCATGTAGCTCACCTCCGAGGCAGGCTGACCAGGAAGGCGAAGGCCACGGTGAGCAGGAAGTTGAAGATGATTAATTTATATAACTCTTCGCCCACCGAgttctcccagcactggggtgcaGAGGAAAGAGACCCATCACTACTCCCACATTCCTCCGAACTCTCTTTCCTCAACCACCGCTTGCCAGGGTTGGGGGTGGGTTGGTGGCTGGGGCGACTCCCAAAGCCAGGAGAGCTATGCACCTCTGGGGGTGTGGTGCAGGGCGCCCCCTGGGGGTACGCCATGGTATGGCAGCTCCGCCTCCAGCTACTCACGAAAGCCAGACCCGGGCAAGGACAAGGACTGAAAGGGATCGGACTCGGAGTTTGAGGTGGGGCTTTGTGGGGAAGGATGGGTGGCCACCTGGTATTCGCAGGCGTTGTAGCCGTAGGTCTCGCAGCTGGTCTTGTTTCTGCCTATGCACAGCACAGTCTGACCCAGCGAGAAGGAGAACATCCCCAGGCTGGCCAGCTTCAGCACCACGCACCTGAGGGCGGGTGGGGGATGCATCAGAGGTGGGTTGGGACTCTGTCCAGGTCATAGAATGACTGGTGTCTGAGACCTGGCGGCTCAACACCGCCTCCTTCCAGCCTGCTTCATCTCCCACCGGTATTTTTCAAAATGAGTTCCTCAAGCCTCGGTCTACGTGGTTCACGAGAATGGATCCTGCCTCTAAGTTAGTGTGGGAAATACTGTCCCAGTCAGTTCTCCTTCCTGCTGCCAGATCTATGGTTTATTTGGACGAGTCCTGCAGGAGAAAGTCTACGCCTTCCTGGGTCCTCAGAGCCTCAGTTCAGGAGacaccttcctcttcctttttatttactttttagccctggctgaccccaaagtcactatgtagtccagggtagcctcaaagttgcagaggtctgtctgcctgtgaGCGCTGGTATTAAAAGggggcaccaccacacctgccccCCCTCTGTGTTGagtacactcacatgcatgtggagCCCCGAGCTTGACGTTAGGTGTCTCCCTCTATTGCTCTCTActtaacattttaaacattttatttttttgcctgtttatttctttgagacaggggctccctatgtagcccgggctggcctgggacttgttcTGTGAACccagttggcctcaaactaatagagacctgcctgtctgactctggagtgctctttttatttttaaaactgtgtgttttatgtctgtgtgggggtacGTGTCTGTGAATATTGTTGTCAGCGATGGCCAGAGGCACTGGAACTCCTCGGAGTCAGGGTTTCAGGCTGTTGTGAGcaccaatgtgggtgctgggaatgggactGGAGACTTCTGGACCTGGTCTCCAGCCTCCAacttatttgaggcagggtctttcgcTGAACATGAAGCTTAGTGCTTCAAGTCAGACTGGCCAATGCGCAGCTACCCATCTCACCTACCCCAACACTGGCATGGGATGTGGGGTgtgacaagcatgtgccaccacactcagcttttacACGGGTGCTGGAGGTGAGCTCTGGCCCCTCTTTCATGCCAAGCACATGCTCCATGGCTACGCTATCTCCCAGTCCCACTGCTCAGCGTCTTATGCTTCAGTAACAAATGCCCATGTGTAGCTTCTTCATATGTCAGGGCCACACTGGTCTGATGGCCTGAAGCCACCACATGCCTGTAACTTGGACAATTGCAATGTATGTGTGGCTAGAACAGCTGGGGACAGAGGGTCTCCAGTTCAACAGGGGCTGAGAGGCAAGGGTGGCTGGGATCTTATTTCTTAATCTTTTACCCTTTGGAAtacctttgttttcctttctttctttctttctttcttttcttttcttttcttttctttctttctttctttcttttgtttttttgagacagggtttttctgtaactttgaagcctgtcctggaactagctcttgtagaccaggctggtctagatctcacagagatctgcctgcctctgcctcccagtgctgggattaaaggtgtgcatcactatacCTGGCTTCTGTTTTCCATGGCTGCATTGTGTACTCTAGGTTTGCTGGCCCAAGAGTTTCcagctgattctcctgtctctctcccatcTCAACAAAGGAGTGCTGTGGtaacagatgtgtgccaccacatctggctttgtaCACGTGTTCCGGGGATCCAAGCCCAGATTGCCAGGCTGCATGGCATGTGCTTTTCCACAccgagccatcctgccagcccttAAGATTTTGATGGTTTTGACAGCTTCTTGCTGCATAACCCAGGTTAGCTTTGAGCTTGtgatccctcctgcctctgcccctcaagtgtTAGGGctatgccactgtgcctggcacagtTTGGACAAAAACAGAGTTGTTTTCCATGTATGTTTCAAAGCAAATCAGAATTGACCACGAGGGAAGCAGAGGGGGAAAGAAGGCGAGACCCAGAGAGGTGAGAGGCGCTCGTGAAGCAGGCAAGGCACAGGGAGGTCCCATGGGGAATACTCAGAGCGGGGCTCACAGTGGAATCCAGAAGGAGTGGCAGAGCTAGGAGGATGAGAGTGACCTTGGCCAGGACACCTCGGCAGTGAGTGACAGTCATCAAGGGAAGGTGTCCAGCCCTTCTGGTTCACAGGAGCTGTGTCTCGAATCACCAGACTGCAAAGTGTGTTCACAGCTGGCCAAACAGCATCCCTACCCCTCGGAATGGCTCTCTGCTCCCTTCAGGGAAAGCCTCAGATTGAATGTTCTAGAAGCACTGCCCACCTCCCCTTTGGTGTAATGGTAAATATGAGAGTCTCCCGGTTCAGGACTCTTATGGACCACGATGCTGCAACCCTGGGTACTCACCAGATTAGGGTGAGGTTGACCTCAGTGCTGGGAGGGAAGTTCTCCAGCTGGATCAGGACCGTGAACAGTTGGGGACCCAGGAAGTTGACCAGGGCAATGATTCCAGGGGGCAGGTACTGCAGCACCAGGAAAAGGGACTCCTGTCGGGA containing:
- the Tmc8 gene encoding transmembrane channel-like protein 8 isoform X1; its protein translation is MFRQWSVQSGPAPRRPGSLAAAEELWEEEVERLCASREPVRMLPYAMADRRFIRELREPEGVKTSCRQRWCRRGQVARQYLREAAQKLAHGFGLWEGALYEIGGLFGTGIQSYFTFLRFLLLLNLLTLLMTTSFILLPLVWLRHPERGPALKLTGLQCSGSHLSQSGIPKFHNPLWNILTGRAFNNTYLFYGAYRAEPEHSSAYSIRLAYLLTPMACLLLCFCGTLQRMVQGLPQQPLLGQGYRAPLSAKVFSSWDFCIRVWEAATIKKHEISNELKVELEEGRRLELAQQQTRTQKACHLLSYLRTNVLIALLVVGAISAIFWATKYSQDNKEESLFLVLQYLPPGIIALVNFLGPQLFTVLIQLENFPPSTEVNLTLIWCVVLKLASLGMFSFSLGQTVLCIGRNKTSCETYGYNACEYQCWENSVGEELYKLIIFNFLLTVAFAFLVSLPRRLLVERFSGWFWTWLDREEFLVPKNVLDIVAAQTVTWMGLFYCPLLPLLNSIFLFLTFYIKKYTLLRNSRASPRLFRASSSTFFFQLVLLLGLLLAVVPLAYVISSTHSSWDCGLFTNYSAPWQVVPELVTLQLPLPGQRALRYLSSHAFSFPLLVLLRSPWPSSLTMLELLQRGRKGSLQITQRAQSFEIERVDPVWWRTSAIPALGRLRQEDGCEFEDTLLTDLVLTVCVSQSRANARAIQGLRKQLVWQVQEKWHLVDDLSRLLPELSPEPESPRSRASRPRSFCPGFPCPGSPGPRTPRLGPSTRLSSSSPGAPSVSVPVSRFHFPSRTEM
- the Tmc8 gene encoding transmembrane channel-like protein 8 isoform X2, whose protein sequence is MFRQWSVQSGPAPRRPGSLAAAEELWEEEVERLCASREPVRMLPYAMADRRFIRELREPEGVKTSCRQRWCRRGQVARQYLREAAQKLAHGFGLWEGALYEIGGLFGTGIQSYFTFLRFLLLLNLLTLLMTTSFILLPLVWLRHPERGPALKLSLQCSGSHLSQSGIPKFHNPLWNILTGRAFNNTYLFYGAYRAEPEHSSAYSIRLAYLLTPMACLLLCFCGTLQRMVQGLPQQPLLGQGYRAPLSAKVFSSWDFCIRVWEAATIKKHEISNELKVELEEGRRLELAQQQTRTQKACHLLSYLRTNVLIALLVVGAISAIFWATKYSQDNKEESLFLVLQYLPPGIIALVNFLGPQLFTVLIQLENFPPSTEVNLTLIWCVVLKLASLGMFSFSLGQTVLCIGRNKTSCETYGYNACEYQCWENSVGEELYKLIIFNFLLTVAFAFLVSLPRRLLVERFSGWFWTWLDREEFLVPKNVLDIVAAQTVTWMGLFYCPLLPLLNSIFLFLTFYIKKYTLLRNSRASPRLFRASSSTFFFQLVLLLGLLLAVVPLAYVISSTHSSWDCGLFTNYSAPWQVVPELVTLQLPLPGQRALRYLSSHAFSFPLLVLLRSPWPSSLTMLELLQRGRKGSLQITQRAQSFEIERVDPVWWRTSAIPALGRLRQEDGCEFEDTLLTDLVLTVCVSQSRANARAIQGLRKQLVWQVQEKWHLVDDLSRLLPELSPEPESPRSRASRPRSFCPGFPCPGSPGPRTPRLGPSTRLSSSSPGAPSVSVPVSRFHFPSRTEM
- the Tmc8 gene encoding transmembrane channel-like protein 8 isoform X3, with the protein product MFRQWSVQSGPAPRRPGSLAAAEELWEEEVERLCASREPVRMLPYAMADRRFIRELREPEGVKTSCRQRWCRRGQVARQYLREAAQKLAHGFGLWEGALYEIGGLFGTGIQSYFTFLRFLLLLNLLTLLMTTSFILLPLVWLRHPERGPALKLTGLQCSGSHLSQSGIPKFHNPLWNILTGRAFNNTYLFYGAYRAEPEHSSAYSIRLAYLLTPMACLLLCFCGTLQRMVQGLPQQPLLGQGYRAPLSAKVFSSWDFCIRVWEAATIKKHEISNELKVELEEGRRLELAQQQTRTQKACHLLSYLRTNVLIALLVVGAISAIFWATKYSQDNKEESLFLVLQYLPPGIIALVNFLGPQLFTVLIQLENFPPSTEVNLTLIWCVVLKLASLGMFSFSLGQTVLCIGRNKTSCETYGYNACEYQCWENSVGEELYKLIIFNFLLTVAFAFLVSLPRRLLVERFSGWFWTWLDREEFLVPKNVLDIVAAQTVTWMGLFYCPLLPLLNSIFLFLTFYIKKYTLLRNSRASPRLFRASSSTFFFQLVLLLGLLLAVVPLAYVISSTHSSWDCGLFTNYSAPWQVVPELVTLQLPLPGQRALRYLSSHAFSFPLLVLLRSPWPSSLTMLELLQRGRKGSLQITQRAQSFEIERVDPVWWRTSAIPALGRLRQEDGCEFEDTLLTDLVLTVCVSQSRANARAIQGLRKQLVWVQEKWHLVDDLSRLLPELSPEPESPRSRASRPRSFCPGFPCPGSPGPRTPRLGPSTRLSSSSPGAPSVSVPVSRFHFPSRTEM
- the Tmc8 gene encoding transmembrane channel-like protein 8 isoform X6, which translates into the protein MFRQWSVQSGPAPRRPGSLAAAEELWEEEVERLCASREPVRMLPYAMADRRFIRELREPEGVKTSCRQRWCRRGQVARQYLREAAQKLAHGFGLWEGALYEIGGLFGTGIQSYFTFLRFLLLLNLLTLLMTTSFILLPLVWLRHPERGPALKLTGLQCSGSHLSQSGIPKFHNPLWNILTGRAFNNTYLFYGAYRAEPEHSSAYSIRLAYLLTPMACLLLCFCGTLQRMVQGLPQQPLLGQGYRAPLSAKVFSSWDFCIRVWEAATIKKHEISNELKVELEEGRRLELAQQQTRTQKACHLLSYLRTNVLIALLVVGAISAIFWATKYSQDNKEESLFLVLQYLPPGIIALVNFLGPQLFTVLIQLENFPPSTEVNLTLIWCVVLKLASLGMFSFSLGQTVLCIGRNKTSCETYGYNACEYQCWENSVGEELYKLIIFNFLLTVAFAFLVSLPRRLLVERFSGWFWTWLDREEFLVPKNVLDIVAAQTVTWMGLFYCPLLPLLNSIFLFLTFYIKKYTLLRNSRASPRLFRASSSTFFFQLVLLLGLLLAVVPLAYVISSTHSSWDCGLFTNYSAPWQVVPELVTLQLPLPGQRALRYLSSHAFSFPLLVLLSLVLTVCVSQSRANARAIQGLRKQLVWQVQEKWHLVDDLSRLLPELSPEPESPRSRASRPRSFCPGFPCPGSPGPRTPRLGPSTRLSSSSPGAPSVSVPVSRFHFPSRTEM
- the Tmc8 gene encoding transmembrane channel-like protein 8 isoform X4; the encoded protein is MFRQWSVQSGPAPRRPGSLAAAEELWEEEVERLCASREPVRMLPYAMADRRFIRELREPEGVKTSCRQRWCRRGQVARQYLREAAQKLAHGFGLWEGALYEIGGLFGTGIQSYFTFLRFLLLLNLLTLLMTTSFILLPLVWLRHPERGPALKLSLQCSGSHLSQSGIPKFHNPLWNILTGRAFNNTYLFYGAYRAEPEHSSAYSIRLAYLLTPMACLLLCFCGTLQRMVQGLPQQPLLGQGYRAPLSAKVFSSWDFCIRVWEAATIKKHEISNELKVELEEGRRLELAQQQTRTQKACHLLSYLRTNVLIALLVVGAISAIFWATKYSQDNKEESLFLVLQYLPPGIIALVNFLGPQLFTVLIQLENFPPSTEVNLTLIWCVVLKLASLGMFSFSLGQTVLCIGRNKTSCETYGYNACEYQCWENSVGEELYKLIIFNFLLTVAFAFLVSLPRRLLVERFSGWFWTWLDREEFLVPKNVLDIVAAQTVTWMGLFYCPLLPLLNSIFLFLTFYIKKYTLLRNSRASPRLFRASSSTFFFQLVLLLGLLLAVVPLAYVISSTHSSWDCGLFTNYSAPWQVVPELVTLQLPLPGQRALRYLSSHAFSFPLLVLLSLVLTVCVSQSRANARAIQGLRKQLVWQVQEKWHLVDDLSRLLPELSPEPESPRSRASRPRSFCPGFPCPGSPGPRTPRLGPSTRLSSSSPGAPSVSVPVSRFHFPSRTEM
- the Tmc8 gene encoding transmembrane channel-like protein 8 isoform X5 codes for the protein MFRQWSVQSGPAPRRPGSLAAAEELWEEEVERLCASREPVRMLPYAMADRRFIRELREPEGVKTSCRQRWCRRGQVARQYLREAAQKLAHGFGLWEGALYEIGGLFGTGIQSYFTFLRFLLLLNLLTLLMTTSFILLPLVWLRHPERGPALKLTGLQCSGSHLSQSGIPKFHNPLWNILTGRAFNNTYLFYGAYRAEPEHSSAYSIRLAYLLTPMACLLLCFCGTLQRMVQGLPQQPLLGQGYRAPLSAKVFSSWDFCIRVWEAATIKKHEISNELKVELEEGRRLELAQQQTRTQKACHLLSYLRTNVLIALLVVGAISAIFWATKYSQDNKEESLFLVLQYLPPGIIALVNFLGPQLFTVLIQLENFPPSTEVNLTLIWCVVLKLASLGMFSFSLGQTVLCIGRNKTSCETYGYNACEYQCWENSVGEELYKLIIFNFLLTVAFAFLVSLPRRLLVERFSGWFWTWLDREEFLVPKNVLDIVAAQTVTWMGLFYCPLLPLLNSIFLFLTFYIKKYTLLRNSRASPRLFRASSSTFFFQLVLLLGLLLAVVPLAYVISSTHSSWDCGLFTNYSAPWQVVPELVTLQLPLPGQRALRYLSSHAFSFPLLVLLSLVLTVCVSQSRANARAIQGLRKQLVWVQEKWHLVDDLSRLLPELSPEPESPRSRASRPRSFCPGFPCPGSPGPRTPRLGPSTRLSSSSPGAPSVSVPVSRFHFPSRTEM